The Bradyrhizobium ottawaense genome window below encodes:
- a CDS encoding KilA-N domain-containing protein → MNQSRSIVIRGSKIFEDEYGLICLDDLWRAAKAPDSKVPAKWRRGRMASALIIELEKKIRISSLKENKTIIPAIYSKRGRGSTGTYAHPIIAAAYAGYLSPKLELEVREVWLRYRAGDATLADEILERATAEENRWAGARALSRSQRVTYTDTLKAHYVTGRGYMDCTEAVYLKLLGGKSYQLRELRGLAPKVNVRDNLSVAELSFVMAAEALAAERIEEELRLGNDECVEASGRSASAIREAIEADRKARKAPRLTNT, encoded by the coding sequence GTGAATCAGTCTCGTTCTATCGTGATCAGGGGCAGCAAGATTTTCGAGGACGAATACGGGCTTATTTGTCTCGATGATCTCTGGCGAGCCGCCAAAGCTCCCGACAGTAAGGTTCCGGCCAAATGGCGGCGTGGCCGCATGGCCAGCGCTCTGATCATTGAGCTTGAGAAAAAGATCAGAATTTCTTCTTTGAAAGAAAATAAGACAATAATTCCAGCTATTTACTCCAAGCGTGGGAGAGGCAGTACCGGCACCTACGCCCATCCGATCATTGCCGCCGCATACGCTGGCTACCTGAGCCCAAAGCTGGAACTTGAGGTTCGGGAAGTTTGGCTTCGCTACCGTGCTGGCGATGCCACGCTTGCTGACGAGATTCTGGAACGGGCGACGGCGGAGGAAAACCGTTGGGCTGGTGCGCGGGCGCTATCCCGCTCCCAGCGGGTAACCTACACGGACACCCTCAAGGCCCATTACGTGACCGGGCGCGGTTATATGGACTGTACGGAAGCGGTCTACCTCAAGCTTCTGGGCGGCAAGTCCTACCAGCTCCGCGAGTTACGCGGCCTTGCTCCGAAGGTGAACGTGCGGGACAACCTTTCGGTCGCCGAGCTTTCGTTCGTCATGGCCGCCGAAGCCCTCGCTGCCGAGCGCATCGAAGAGGAGCTTAGGCTTGGAAACGATGAATGCGTCGAGGCGAGCGGCCGAAGCGCCTCAGCGATCCGCGAAGCCATTGAAGCCGACCGGAAGGCGCGAAAGG
- a CDS encoding nucleotidyl transferase AbiEii/AbiGii toxin family protein, with translation MSDRFLNLSDAERREALGVAASNSGRPAHLLEKDVWVVWCLNALFSSPLGEHLVFKGGTSLSKAYGAIRRFSEDVDLTYDIRAIAPDLVKTSESNPVPQTRSQGKKWSDQVRERLPIWVKEKALPVINQCLENDKLSAKAEADDDKIFVRYAPLETGNGYVSPAVMLEFGARSTGEPSELHDVVCDAAQYLETLEFPTARPKTMKAERTFWEKATAIHVFCVQGKLRGERFARHWYDLVRLDDAGIADAALKDRELANTVAEHKTWFFSEKDLAGAMIDYHKVVNGALKLVPEGEARAVLEQDYQHMVDDGLLLDEPEIFDTLMQRCADIESRANRPALKI, from the coding sequence ATGTCTGACAGGTTCCTAAACCTGTCTGACGCCGAGCGCCGAGAGGCGCTCGGCGTTGCTGCTTCCAATTCAGGACGTCCGGCACATCTCCTTGAGAAAGATGTCTGGGTTGTTTGGTGCTTGAACGCACTCTTTTCCTCTCCACTGGGAGAGCACCTCGTTTTCAAGGGCGGAACGTCCCTTTCCAAGGCGTACGGCGCGATCCGCCGCTTCTCAGAGGACGTCGACCTTACCTACGATATTCGGGCAATAGCCCCTGATCTCGTGAAAACAAGCGAGAGCAATCCTGTCCCTCAGACCCGAAGCCAGGGCAAAAAATGGAGCGACCAGGTCCGAGAGCGACTTCCAATTTGGGTGAAAGAAAAGGCGCTTCCCGTTATCAATCAGTGTCTGGAAAACGACAAGCTGAGTGCAAAGGCGGAAGCCGATGATGACAAAATCTTCGTCCGATACGCTCCCTTGGAGACGGGCAATGGCTATGTGAGCCCCGCCGTCATGCTTGAATTCGGCGCAAGATCCACCGGCGAGCCGAGCGAGCTTCACGACGTGGTTTGCGACGCGGCCCAGTATCTTGAAACTCTCGAGTTTCCCACTGCCCGGCCGAAAACCATGAAAGCGGAGCGCACCTTCTGGGAGAAGGCGACCGCCATCCATGTTTTTTGTGTCCAGGGCAAACTGCGAGGCGAGCGTTTTGCTCGCCACTGGTACGATCTGGTGAGGCTGGATGACGCGGGGATCGCGGACGCCGCATTAAAAGACCGAGAACTGGCTAACACGGTGGCAGAGCATAAAACATGGTTCTTCTCTGAAAAGGACCTTGCCGGTGCGATGATTGACTATCACAAGGTAGTCAATGGTGCATTGAAGCTCGTCCCTGAAGGGGAAGCGCGAGCCGTTTTGGAACAGGACTATCAACACATGGTCGACGACGGCCTCTTGCTGGATGAGCCAGAGATCTTTGATACGCTAATGCAACGGTGTGCGGACATCGAAAGCCGCGCGAACAGACCAGCCTTGAAAATCTAG
- a CDS encoding DUF6088 family protein — protein MIALSTRILEVTKELPEGAPIAAKALLHLGKRAAVDQALSRLAERGKLLRARRGVYLRPVESRFGVRAPSVEKVVEETKARSGETIVSSGAAAANHLGLTTQVPVRQVYLTSGPSRELHLGKQVVQLKHAPLWQLTLANRRAGEVVRALAWLGPKTAERALRSVSQKLTPTEVRELKSAASSLPTWLARPVSELHV, from the coding sequence ATGATCGCCCTTAGCACCCGGATTTTGGAAGTCACCAAAGAACTGCCCGAAGGCGCACCGATTGCTGCCAAGGCGCTTTTGCACCTTGGAAAGCGTGCTGCTGTCGATCAGGCCCTTTCGCGTCTTGCCGAGCGAGGAAAGCTCCTGCGCGCGAGGCGAGGGGTGTATCTGCGTCCGGTCGAAAGCCGTTTCGGGGTTAGAGCTCCGTCGGTCGAAAAAGTCGTTGAGGAAACCAAGGCTCGCAGCGGTGAGACCATTGTTTCTAGCGGCGCGGCGGCGGCCAACCATCTTGGTTTGACAACGCAGGTACCTGTCCGTCAGGTTTACCTTACCTCTGGTCCTTCCCGCGAGCTCCACCTTGGCAAGCAAGTTGTCCAGCTCAAGCATGCGCCGCTTTGGCAGCTTACGCTGGCGAACCGTCGTGCTGGTGAGGTGGTGCGTGCGCTTGCCTGGCTTGGTCCCAAGACGGCAGAACGAGCATTGCGGTCGGTCAGTCAGAAACTGACACCGACCGAAGTGAGGGAACTTAAGTCCGCGGCGTCTTCATTGCCGACTTGGCTTGCCAGGCCGGTAAGCGAACTGCATGTCTGA